The genomic stretch ATATTTATTGGTATCAAATTCTCAAAACTacaacaatataatttaaatctttGTTTATTATTCCTGAAAAGAAGCCATATGGAGGGAAAAATGTTTAATGGCAACCAGTTCCTCAGACTAGAATATTTTCCCCAATAAAACATCTGAATGGTGTAGCTTGCAAATCctcaacttccattatcaaaatgccattagaaaaacataaaaagccaACTTGGCTATCATgcaaaaaagggagaaaataaaagaatgatatTATGATATTATCTTTTCCAGGAACAATATGAAATACGAACAACTTAAATTTCTGAAATGAAAGAAGCAAACCTCATCAACAACTGCCACTGCAAATTCATCATGATAACGGCTTAAGCCAGCAGTCAGAGAAGCAATCAAGTGAATTTGCCCATATTTCCCTTTATGGACCTTcataaaacactttaaaagatATGCCTCACATTCACTCCATGGTAATTTACGAAGTTGCCGGAGCACATGCTCAATGGAAGACTTGTCTAGATCGGAGAATAGTAATTTTCTGATATACTGCACAGAGAAatcattgattaaatatatctaaagtcaaaaacattgaaaagatGGCGCTATAAAATGATTCACACCTGATACAAGGGAGGACGGACTTTAGACACTCGTGCAGACCTTTCAGGTGGCTTGCACAGATAATAAGCATTTTCTACAAGGGTGCTATGCCGAGGATCCAAATTCTTGACATTTTTCAAGCGCATAAGTATCTCCAACATATTAGCCATGCGTACAGTAGTTTCAGGAGAACGATACAGAAAACGGCCACATGTCTCGAGAAGATTGCAAGCAACATCAATGTTATGGTGAGTGAAATCATCTAAACAGGCCTGTAGGAAACACAAGCATCTAGGTATAAGCATAGTCCAATAAAATGAAACATGATGAAAGTACCATCTCAGATCTCAACAGaccatatattaatttcaaattcatcTAGGCAATAGAGTAGAAGACAATTAAAAGCAAAACTATAAATGAATAAGCCACTACACAGACCTTCAAGCAACTAAAAACAGTGCTTGCTGGCGCAATTCTGAACTTGCAGAGCTCtccaataaatctaatattccTGATCTTTGTCTCGATATTCATTTGATCCTACAGAAAATTTACAATTTGAAACTCCAATCATAACATTTACAGACTGAAAGTGAATGCCAGTAACAAAACACTGACAAGAATAACAAGCCAAGCCATTCTTGCTTCAATGAAACACATCAAAAGCagacctttttatttattaagaaattgAACTCCTCCTCTAACATTTGTAAGAGCATGGAAGAGACATCCTTCATGCATGTTGAGAGTGTGGCAACCATGCGTGAGTAGTATGGAAGTAGTTCTAGAGATGTCCTGGGTACATTAAATAATGCCCTTACAAGCTTCTTCCGACTTGACTTTGAATTCAGATAACAAAAATCTACCTGAAACAGcatgttaaaaacaaaacaatgagaTCTTAAGTATAAAGGTTCATAGTTCCTGAAATATATGTGAAGCACCAattcaggaaaaaaagaaaaaagaaaaaaagcagtCTGATTACAGTCAATTGATCGATTAGGTCACGGCTGACGCAACCAGGCAGCCTCTGTAACAGAGCATCCAAATTAGTCCCTTCAAGACTTTTGAGTTTCTCCTTCTCagtttctccttttctctctgcatctttttctttccctttctccTTTTCAGGATCTTTCaccttttctttatctttttcttccttATCCTTCCCCTTCTCTGTACTTTTTCCCTCCTGCAAAGGGCCAGACTCTGCAGAAACCTCTGCCATATCTTGGGTGGGTTGGCCTTGATCTGATTCAGGTGCCAGCTCctttaaataaatgaagacATCAATGCATAGAATAAGATATAAACTTCTTTTGTGTGAGTGTAGAAGTAACATTTTCACAGAAGAACTATCAAAGCAACCTAGAACAGAACAAATACACCTCAAAAGGCCTGGAATACATGTAAGTTTAGAAGCAACAAGAAGCTCACTtcagagaagagaagggagataGAAGGGCCCACAAAAGGCCCAAACCTAGTATGAACCCTACTTCAACCCATTTAACTGCAAAGTACGCAAGTTTTAATGAGTCGTGCAAAACGATTACCATAATTCACAAGCTACTATAAAAATTCACACCAAAAGTCAtcatattcattttttcttcagcAATTGTTGCCATATACCATGGTTAAGTCAGGAATAACCAAAGCtgttataaaatatatgagTTTTAATCCCTTACACTTGGTTGATCTTGAGTCTTCGCAGAATGCTCATTTGCTTTTGGCTCTGCCTCTCCCAATAATACTGCTGGAACAAATGCTCTGAAAGGAACATATATAAATCCACCTTAGGTTTCAAGCTGGCAAATTTTGTATTTAAGGAAACCAGAATTaagtttaatataaaatgtATTTGTAAAGACTGACACCATTcttttaacttgatttgaagatTGTCTAGCCACAACAAACCTGAGATCTGGTAAGCATTCATAGAAGGCTCTAGTATCTTCATCATCCCACAAAGCTTCAAGGAGAGAAGTATCTTTCCCTGCTGCAGTTGATGAAGCGTCCTCCCCACTAGTAACCCTAGTTGTATGACCATCTTCTGGCATCACTGGGGGTTGCATATCAAGTGCTTCTGCTAAACTGATATGAAGAAATTATATGTCAAGGGAAAAGCCATCAGCACATAATACAGATGATGCAAGCTGAAGGGGATTACTTTATAGCCTCCTAGAATACAAGTACCGCTATGTGCAACCAGGAAGAATCAACCACAGCATTAACCCAAGCAAGAAAGAGGAGGGCAGAGCACTTAATTGCAGCTACAAATTCACCAACACTACAcatgtcataatttttttttatcaagagcCTATATTCAATTCTAAGGCCCATAATAGGAACGCCAGCAATTACACAATTCTCAGCATCGGAAATCCTCTACTTCAAAGTTTCTAAAAAATTCTTGACAAGTTGTTAATTAGCTTACAAGCTTTCTTGCAAGTTGAGATTGAAGTGAAAATCGAGGCTATGAACCAAAGCCAGCAAGCAACAAAGAACTTTCAGGTAAACATTTATAAATGAGAAACATGAAATGATATGTCTTGCTTAGCTATGCAAGTTAAACAATTGACAACAGAAAAATCAAAAAGTCTACTCTGCACACTGGTTTCAGCACCAAGTTTTATGCCTCCCAGCAATGGCTTTTCTCATCTTCAGCCCCAGAAACTTCATTCAACAAATGACCACAGCAAATTGGTTTGACAAACTTCCATTTGCAGTCTAGTTAAAGAGATAATCTTTTGATATGTCCGAAGTGGCGTATCTTTTTTAATCAGAATTAAATTTCACATAAACAACCTTTATACAAAATCATCattcaagaaattaagaacAAGTACAATAATAATGGTTGTGATATCAAGTAATAAGGTAGAAAGGTTAAGGATTCAGAAAGGCAGATGTAAAGGAAGGAGCAGCAGGAGAGAGAAAATTCACTTGGAAATATGGCATGCTTTAATTGTTACAATGTACGTCCTGCTGCTTGAATGGAGTCTACTTATCTAGTCACCACAgaataaatacaaaaagaaaatgacattgACAAGCAAACTTACGATGACACATTACGGTACAATTGGTCATAAGATTTTCGCAGCTTTTCATATGATGAAACATTATCATCACTCAGCTCTCCTTTAGCATTCAGCATCTTTGCATTTTCATGCTCCATTTGACGAAGTGACTGTTAAGAGATAAAAATCTATCATTTACTGGCATCTTAGAAAATAGAAGTATAAAAAGAGATGAATGGAAAGAAACGAAGTTCCTCATTCAGACAAGAGCCCGGAAAAATTAAGATTGCAAAGTTGGACTAAAATAAACAGCTAAAGGCGGTAAAAATCTTACAGCATGCTCTGACTGAAGTAGTTCGGCGACAACATCATAATATGTGTGAAAGGCTTTCCTGAAGATTTTCTTTTGATCAGTGGTGATGCTAAGGCCCTTGAGAAACTGCAGAGAAATGTCAGAATGTAAGGCAAACTAAAACATGATTGACAAAGTAATCTTAAAAGATCTAAAGACAGCAAATAATGTGAATAGTACATGTAAATGAGATAGATATTAtcacaaataaaagaaaggtgCTAATCAGGGCTAAGATAAATGCAAACTAGAATGAGATTGGCAATGTAAATTAAAGGacctgaaaacaaaaaaaatgtgaattgtAAAAGTAAATGATATAGAAATTACCACCAAAAAAGGTGCTTGCACGAGTAAGATAAACTCAGTATCACACAATATATCTTTACAATTAACCAGGTTCTGCAGAGAGGATTGaaagagaaagaataaaaaaaagaagcagcacCTCTTCCTGGGTTTCTTGTCCAGATAGGGGAAGCCCCAGAAAAACTCTTCCTTGTCGAGCAAAACTAGCAAGGAGAGTCAAATTTGTCTGAGTAGTATCTCTGTCCTTCAAGTTTTCTATGCTAGTAAGATCCttaataatattgatgaaaatacTGCTGTCTTCTGTAACTCCAACAAAGTAAAGTTCCAAAAGCAGTTTTAAGGTGCTTCGCTTCTTCATAGCCTTTGAGTTCTTGTCCACGTCCAAGTCTTCCCCTGattttccaggaaaaaagaCCTTTAAGAGCCCCTGTACCAGGCTTGGTGAGAAGTCTTTGTACCGTTGATGAAGCAATGAACAGATCTTTCCAAGAAAAGCAAGTGTTAAAATAGTTCAGAAGGGCAGACAAAATGATAAACATACCATGTGGACTTCATGCAAAAAGTTCGAAGTAAAATGCAGTTTTCAATGAACAGAAAAAACTTGCAAGTTACGGTATAATGCTACACATAACTAGTTATTGTCCCTTGAGAGTTTTGCAAAGTCCCTGCTAGCTGAGAATTATCGCAGACTTGACCCGTCAAAATTTAAAGGTATATGAACATGAGAACAAAGCACTACAAGCAAGGCATTAATTAACTAATCCAGAAACTTGAAACAATCAAAGAAATTTGCAAAACACAGTAAAAACCTAAAGCagattcaaaacaaagaaaaacaggaCAATTAAGCCAAGCAAATAAGTGCATGTTGGACAATGACAAGGTTGCCAAAGTGCTACTTGGTGATAGtgcaatatataattttacagCATGCTTCTGAAAAACTTACTGTAAGCATTCGACTGTTTTATAACATACCACTTCAGATATTTTCATGATCTTAGGCATGCAATAGCCCAGTTCACAGTCCCAAATTGAATGAATAAGCAATAGCTTGAAtacaatttaatataattaccaTTATCCAGCCACTAAAAAGGTGATCCCTAAAGACATGTCACTGATTTGCAAAAAACATGTTCCGCAGCTAGTGAATCATATCCACAAATggacaaacccaaaaaaaaaaaatttgcttgcAATTTTAAAAGCTACCTGAACAGCTGCTTGTATGTCAGAAGTTCTAAGTTTTGCATCACAAATGGATGTCACAGCTTCACTGACAAATTTGCTAAGGTTCACATTTCGCAAATCTTCCATCAGTCCTTCCTTCTGTTCTTCATTTATctgctttaattttttgataacaGCAGTATTGCGCTTAATGCTGGAATCCAGTGTCCTGAGAAATCCTGAATCTGGTAACGGTGGTAAGTTGTATCAATCTCTCCTGCATTCTAGAATTAATACAGAA from Populus alba chromosome 8, ASM523922v2, whole genome shotgun sequence encodes the following:
- the LOC118052246 gene encoding regulator of nonsense transcripts UPF2 — protein: MDHHEDESRGGSVTPRKQDDEEAVARLEEMKKSIEAKVALRQSNLNPERPDSGFLRTLDSSIKRNTAVIKKLKQINEEQKEGLMEDLRNVNLSKFVSEAVTSICDAKLRTSDIQAAVQICSLLHQRYKDFSPSLVQGLLKVFFPGKSGEDLDVDKNSKAMKKRSTLKLLLELYFVGVTEDSSIFINIIKDLTSIENLKDRDTTQTNLTLLASFARQGRVFLGLPLSGQETQEEFLKGLSITTDQKKIFRKAFHTYYDVVAELLQSEHASLRQMEHENAKMLNAKGELSDDNVSSYEKLRKSYDQLYRNVSSLAEALDMQPPVMPEDGHTTRVTSGEDASSTAAGKDTSLLEALWDDEDTRAFYECLPDLRAFVPAVLLGEAEPKANEHSAKTQDQPSELAPESDQGQPTQDMAEVSAESGPLQEGKSTEKGKDKEEKDKEKVKDPEKEKGKEKDAERKGETEKEKLKSLEGTNLDALLQRLPGCVSRDLIDQLTVDFCYLNSKSSRKKLVRALFNVPRTSLELLPYYSRMVATLSTCMKDVSSMLLQMLEEEFNFLINKKDQMNIETKIRNIRFIGELCKFRIAPASTVFSCLKACLDDFTHHNIDVACNLLETCGRFLYRSPETTVRMANMLEILMRLKNVKNLDPRHSTLVENAYYLCKPPERSARVSKVRPPLYQYIRKLLFSDLDKSSIEHVLRQLRKLPWSECEAYLLKCFMKVHKGKYGQIHLIASLTAGLSRYHDEFAVAVVDEVLEEIRLGLELNDYGMQQRRIAHMRFLGELYNYEHVDSSVIFETLYWILVFGHDTPEQDMLDPPEDCFRIRMVITLLDTCGHYFDRGSSKRKLNRFLMHFQRYILSKGLLPLDVEFDLQDLFAELRPNMIRYSSIEEVNAALIELEENERTVSTDKFNSEKHSDTDKPLCRTTSSTISANGQSILNGNEENGSHEDIGGSDTDSGSGTIDQDGHDEEELDEENHDGGVDTEDEDDDGDGPASEEEDEVHVRQKVAEVDPLEVASFEQELRAVMQESMEQRRQELRGRPALNMVIPMNLFEGSAKDHHGRAVGGESGDEDEDAGGNKDVQVKVLVKRGNKQQAKQLYIPRDCSLVQSTKQKEAAEFEEKQDIKRLVLEYNDREEEENNGLGTQTLNWMPGGTSRVTSRGSTWEGSSGRGTGSRYRHHHHSGSGLHGRRR